The following are from one region of the Streptomyces tuirus genome:
- a CDS encoding MauE/DoxX family redox-associated membrane protein, giving the protein MTYVAFTCRILLFGVFLLALAGKVRSRTAFASFARSITDLRLFPRKVSRAAAAAVIAGEVAVLLLLVPPRTAPLGLAAAVLLLLAFTAGIVVALRGGRRAPCRCFGASATPLGPLHVVRNLILAGTGAAGFAVMTALPAAGWPAHAGGGAIAAVAAIVAALLVARLDDLAAVFRTGRPAPVAARPRAVHK; this is encoded by the coding sequence ATGACCTACGTCGCTTTCACATGCCGGATTCTCTTGTTCGGTGTCTTTCTGCTGGCGCTCGCCGGAAAGGTGCGCAGCAGGACCGCCTTCGCCTCGTTCGCCCGGTCGATCACTGACCTGCGGCTCTTTCCCCGGAAGGTGTCGAGGGCGGCGGCCGCCGCGGTGATCGCCGGAGAAGTCGCGGTACTTCTGCTGCTCGTGCCCCCGCGAACGGCGCCCCTGGGGCTGGCTGCCGCGGTGCTCCTGCTGCTCGCCTTCACCGCGGGCATCGTGGTGGCACTGCGCGGCGGACGCCGCGCCCCGTGCCGTTGCTTCGGAGCATCGGCCACTCCGCTGGGACCGCTGCACGTGGTCCGCAACCTGATCCTGGCCGGAACGGGCGCGGCCGGCTTCGCGGTGATGACCGCGCTGCCCGCCGCCGGATGGCCGGCTCACGCCGGCGGCGGCGCGATCGCGGCGGTCGCGGCGATCGTCGCGGCCCTGCTGGTCGCCCGGCTCGACGACCTGGCCGCCGTCTTCCGCACCGGCCGGCCGGCCCCGGTCGCCGCCCGTCCACGCGCCGTCCACAAGTGA